One Hevea brasiliensis isolate MT/VB/25A 57/8 chromosome 5, ASM3005281v1, whole genome shotgun sequence genomic region harbors:
- the LOC110673651 gene encoding uncharacterized protein LOC110673651, giving the protein MGWHLYMNSNSLASRILKAKYYPNVSFLEAPIGNNPSYVWRSIRESQSLIRDGLLWRVGDGNDIAIWLDSWLPDVAFPMVTTTFDFNFGVYMVSDLITDGAWNIDLVNRVFNERDRKLILSIPLRRSSSIDLQFWKHDKRGSYSFSTDGSRLCSRHVPPQVCPLCNVDCESVKHVLVECSFARHVWLASHLGWFSPSTHSFQDWLMRALALFNPNDSATLAYLYLPTPQEWKKPGPNWVKLNVDIATNVNSGWTGIGMVVRNEMGSFVACKISRMVGLFSPTIAEIMGVREALSWIKDNNWQNVIVESDNLQVVNVLNSMNVENFSMMGGIVSDCRSLINEISCEILFSHVFRSANGVAHALAQATRSFPNAMEWTLSPPEFVSLLLL; this is encoded by the exons ATGGGTTGGCACTTGTATATGAACTCTAATTCTTTGGCTAGCCGAATACTTAAAGCTAAATATTATCCTAATGTTTCTTTCTTAGAGGCTCCTATTGGGAATAATCCCAGCTATGTTTGGAGAAGCATTAgagaatctcaaagtttaattcgtGATGGTCTTCTATGGCGTGTTGGGGATGGCAATGATATTGCTATCTGGCTAGATAGTTGGCTGCCAGATGTTGCCTTCCCTATGGTTACTACAACCTTTGACTTTAATTTTGGGGTCTATATGGTTTCGGATTTGATCACTGATGGTGCTTGGAACATTGATTTGGTGAATCGTGTGTTTAATGAAAGGGATCGAAAACTTATTCTGTCAATCCCTTTAAGAAGGAGCTCTAGCATTGACTTGCAATTTTGGAAACATGATAAGAGAGGCAGTTATTCA TTCTCTACCGACGGATCAAGACTTTGTTCTCGGCATGTTCCACCACAGGTTTGTCCATTATGTAATGTTGATTGTGAATCTGTAAAGCATGTTTTAGTTGAATGCTCCTTTGCAAGGCATGTTTGGCTTGCCTCTCATCTTGGTTGGTTTTCTCCTTCAACCCATTCCTTTCAAGACTGGTTAATGCGAGCTTTAGCTCTCTTCAATCCAAATGACTCTGCAACTTTGGCGTACCTAT ATTTGCCTACACCACAGGAATGGAAAAAGCCAGGCCCTAACTGGGTGAAGCTCAATGTTGATATCGCTACCAATGTCAATTCTGGATGGACAGGAATCGGAATGGTGGTACGTAATGAAATGGGCAGTTTTGTGGCTTGTAAGATTTCGCGCATGGTAGGATTATTCTCACCTACAATTGCTGAAATTATGGGAGTACGAGAAGCTTTGAGCTGGATAAAGGACAACAATTGGCAAAACGTTATTGTGGAATCTGATAATTTGCAGGTTGTTAATGTTCTCAATTCCATGAATGTGGAAAATTTCTCTATGATGGGTGGTATTGTTTCTGATTGTAGATCTCTTATTAATGAGATTAGTTGTGAGATTCTGTTTTCTCATGTTTTCCGTTCGGCGAACGGGGTGGCTCATGCCCTTGCTCAAGCTACTCGTTCCTTTCCGAATGCTATGGAGTGGACTCTTTCTCCTCCTGAATTTGTATCTCTTCTTTTGCTTTAA